A genomic region of Longimicrobiaceae bacterium contains the following coding sequences:
- a CDS encoding SDR family NAD(P)-dependent oxidoreductase, translated as MESIAIIGMSGRFPGAESVEEFWGNLREGVESITFFSKEELGRSAVHGAERADPAYVQARGVLKGIEDFDAAFFDFTPREAQLTDPQHRVFLECAWEALESAGYDPRACPGAVGVFGGAGVNSYLLFHLAAAGELDGTIPAFQAFIHNKHDHLTTRVAYKLDLRGPCMTVQTACSTSLVATSLACQALATYQCDMALAGGVNIFVPQQSGYLHHEGGIGSPDGHCRPFDARAAGTLGSNGAGVVALKRLEDALADGDTIHAVIRGWAVNNDGSRKVGYTAPGVESQAEVIATAQAFADVPPETIGYVEAHGTATTLGDPIEVEALTLAFRRGTERTGYCALGSVKSNLGHLDAAAGVAGLIKTVLALKHREIPPSLHFSEPNPRIDFGSTPFYVASSRTPWEADGTPRRAGVSSFGLGGSNAHLVLEEAPPADTPAPACAQQLLVLSARSGPALEEATTRLLEHLKSCPGESFADVAYTLQAGRAAFDHRRMLVARDREEAVALLEALSPTRVVTRNQPAARRPVTFLFPGQGAQYPGMGSGLYESEPVYRAEVDRCLRILEPHLGFDLRALLLADPDDAAAAEALGRTEATQPALFVVEYALARLWMSWGIQPAAMLGHSVGEYVAATLAGVISLEDALALAAERGRLIQALPGGAMLGVPISERKVRALLDGELDLAAVNGDELCVVSGPREAVEAFRERLAAEGVTGRPLHTSHAFHSAMMEPMLEAFRACVREIRLSEPRLPYLSNVTGSWITAAEAMDPEYWVRHVRQTVRFHDAVGAVIGDPDAAFLEVGPGRTLRSVVRWHPGKRPGQVMHASLPHARDREDDRAFLLHTVGQLWLAGAEVGWKALHAGERRKRVPLPTYPFQRKRYWVEAPAGGRPGAGIPSLAKKPDVGQWFWVPTWREAPRAPAAPPPVQEGGWLLFAGDGGLGSRLAERLRAAGCDAVVVRAGQGFRELASDHFEIDARRAEDYVALLARLNGAGRFPRRIVHLWSAGCGPADALDRGLHSLVLLAQALGSRDAAPVDLTVVTAGMQEVVGGDLSVPEQATVLGAVRVIPREYPYLSCRSVDVTLPAPGSRDEERLTGQLLAEAASDAPATVAFRAGRRWVQDYEPLRLLPAEERPPAVREGGVYLVTGGLGGIGLEVSGWLARHARARLVLTGRSVFPAREEWNGWLAAHEATDPTSRRIRAIREMEALGAEVMVARADAADETAMRAVVEEAAGRFGALHGVVHAAGVPSGAMIAARTPEAMAAVLAPKVRGARVLERVLAGRELDFMVLCSSRTAVTGRFGQVDYTAANAFLDAFAHAHRAATGTWTVSVAWGAWEEVGMAAGQRDQGAAAGAPVRACDHPMLERCILEEPGRAVFATDFSVARHWPLDEHRIIGRAVMPGVAYFEMLRAAVAERAGGRVVVIREAFFVEPMHLDEDEVREGRLELVEDGTDEFSFTLWSWDGNNPAGRMRRHAMGRVGVEDPRPPARSDLQAMLSRCPRAVTIAQEDREDDFGPRWQSVHRIHLGTDEVVIEMELPEAFRGDWDRWFFHPAILDRAAGITKARLTPEYYYLPMVYRGIALARPLSGRLFAHGRFHPEESGDRETIVFDFNLMDERGETVLRVESFTQKRINDPGAEIRGLAEAETPQGAAVAGDGIRPQEGVDAFARILAARVEPRVVVSPNDLRAAIAESDAQAAERVLGGLAGGASASAPRGVRPELSSDYAAPRNEIERRIAEVWSEVLGVEQVGVYDNFFELGGDSVQAIQIMARGKRSGLHLTPQQFFQYETIAEMAELITGVLADEAERDAAPGEVPLTPVQHWLMEAGAARPGIAEAVLLEVRSSVDPHLLASAARHVLAHHDALRLHVAREGGAWRQMVGTTDREAPFERVLCGADEAGPGAPRRVAERVAGALDPAQGSLFRVVLLDGGADEPQRVLVVAHPLAVDAASWAVLLDDLGTAYVQLSRGEEVRLPAVPTSFRAWSERVAAESGGVETAEGAAFLPLPRDAGADAAPEAPACVHVARIAPDLARRALEEVAHERRAEAEEVLLAALAEALAGWTGARTVGVELVRDARAGQTEGEDLSRSVGRLEYAFPVALDLSAAGDPVAVLKAVKQRVRGLPDSRRRAPEVSFRYRDLSAGPTGAAAPWHVPGGGRFRVHAAPGGRTHLLEVEAVRTPDGLVLDWSYDPAVHERSTLERLAAGFDEALASLVERSSLAGPEGFAPEDFPLANLDVEALGRLSLLIQQADRGA; from the coding sequence ATGGAGAGCATCGCCATCATCGGGATGTCGGGACGATTCCCCGGGGCCGAGAGCGTCGAGGAATTCTGGGGGAACCTGCGGGAGGGGGTGGAGTCCATCACCTTCTTCTCGAAGGAGGAGCTGGGCCGCTCGGCCGTCCACGGCGCGGAGCGGGCCGACCCGGCGTACGTGCAGGCGCGCGGGGTGCTGAAGGGGATCGAGGACTTCGACGCCGCCTTCTTCGACTTCACCCCGCGCGAGGCGCAGCTCACCGATCCACAGCACCGGGTCTTCCTGGAGTGCGCGTGGGAGGCGCTGGAGAGCGCCGGCTACGACCCGCGCGCCTGCCCGGGCGCCGTGGGAGTGTTCGGGGGGGCGGGAGTGAACAGCTACCTCCTCTTCCACCTCGCCGCCGCGGGGGAGCTGGACGGGACGATTCCCGCCTTCCAGGCTTTCATCCACAACAAGCACGACCACCTCACCACGCGGGTGGCCTACAAGCTGGACCTGCGGGGGCCATGCATGACCGTGCAGACGGCCTGCTCCACCTCGCTGGTGGCCACCTCGCTGGCGTGCCAGGCGCTGGCCACCTACCAGTGCGACATGGCGCTGGCCGGCGGGGTCAACATCTTCGTCCCGCAGCAGAGCGGCTATCTGCACCACGAGGGCGGGATCGGCTCGCCCGACGGACACTGCCGCCCCTTCGACGCGCGGGCCGCGGGCACCCTCGGCAGCAACGGCGCGGGGGTGGTGGCGCTCAAGCGCTTGGAGGACGCGCTGGCCGACGGCGACACCATCCACGCGGTGATCCGCGGATGGGCGGTGAACAACGACGGCTCCCGGAAGGTGGGCTACACCGCGCCCGGGGTGGAGAGCCAGGCGGAGGTGATCGCCACCGCCCAGGCGTTCGCCGACGTCCCGCCCGAGACGATCGGGTACGTGGAGGCGCACGGCACCGCCACGACGCTGGGAGACCCCATCGAGGTGGAGGCACTCACCCTCGCCTTCCGCCGTGGTACCGAGCGGACCGGCTACTGCGCGCTGGGGTCCGTGAAGAGCAACCTAGGGCACCTGGACGCGGCGGCGGGGGTGGCGGGGCTCATCAAGACGGTGCTCGCGCTCAAGCACCGGGAGATCCCGCCCTCGCTGCACTTCTCCGAGCCCAACCCGCGGATCGACTTCGGCTCCACCCCGTTCTACGTGGCGTCCAGCCGGACGCCCTGGGAGGCCGATGGGACGCCGCGCCGGGCGGGTGTCTCCTCGTTCGGGTTGGGGGGGAGCAACGCGCACCTGGTGCTGGAGGAGGCGCCCCCGGCCGACACTCCGGCCCCCGCCTGCGCGCAGCAGCTCCTGGTGCTCTCGGCCAGGTCCGGCCCCGCGCTGGAGGAGGCCACGACGCGGCTGCTGGAGCACCTGAAGAGCTGCCCCGGGGAATCGTTCGCGGACGTGGCGTACACCCTCCAGGCGGGGCGCGCCGCCTTCGATCACCGCCGGATGCTGGTCGCGCGCGACCGGGAGGAGGCCGTGGCGCTGCTGGAGGCGCTCTCCCCCACGCGCGTGGTGACCCGCAACCAGCCCGCCGCACGCCGCCCGGTCACCTTCCTCTTTCCCGGACAGGGGGCGCAGTACCCGGGGATGGGATCCGGCCTGTACGAGAGCGAGCCCGTCTACCGCGCGGAGGTGGACCGCTGCCTACGCATCCTGGAGCCGCACCTGGGCTTCGACCTGCGCGCGCTCCTCCTGGCCGATCCCGACGACGCGGCGGCGGCGGAGGCGCTCGGGCGCACCGAGGCCACGCAGCCGGCGCTCTTCGTGGTGGAGTACGCGCTGGCCCGGCTCTGGATGAGCTGGGGAATCCAGCCCGCGGCCATGCTGGGGCACAGCGTGGGCGAGTACGTGGCCGCCACCCTGGCCGGGGTGATCTCGCTGGAGGATGCACTGGCTCTGGCGGCCGAGCGCGGCCGGCTCATCCAGGCGCTCCCCGGCGGCGCGATGCTGGGGGTGCCGATCTCCGAGCGGAAGGTGCGCGCGCTGCTGGATGGCGAACTCGACCTTGCCGCCGTGAACGGGGATGAGCTGTGCGTGGTCTCGGGTCCCCGCGAGGCGGTCGAGGCCTTCCGGGAGCGGCTGGCCGCGGAGGGAGTAACCGGCCGGCCGCTGCACACCTCGCACGCCTTCCACTCCGCGATGATGGAGCCGATGCTGGAGGCGTTCCGGGCGTGCGTGCGGGAGATCCGCCTGAGCGAGCCGCGGCTTCCCTACCTCTCCAACGTCACCGGGAGCTGGATCACGGCCGCCGAGGCCATGGACCCCGAATACTGGGTGCGCCACGTCCGGCAGACGGTCCGCTTCCACGACGCCGTCGGGGCGGTGATCGGCGACCCGGACGCCGCGTTCCTGGAGGTGGGGCCCGGGCGGACGCTCCGCTCCGTGGTGCGCTGGCACCCGGGGAAGCGCCCGGGGCAGGTGATGCACGCCTCCCTCCCGCACGCCCGCGACCGGGAGGACGACCGTGCCTTCCTGCTCCACACCGTGGGGCAGCTCTGGCTGGCGGGCGCAGAGGTGGGCTGGAAGGCGCTGCACGCCGGGGAGCGGCGCAAGCGGGTGCCGCTCCCCACGTACCCCTTCCAGCGCAAGCGCTACTGGGTCGAGGCCCCCGCGGGGGGGCGCCCCGGCGCGGGCATCCCCTCCCTGGCGAAGAAGCCGGACGTGGGGCAGTGGTTCTGGGTACCCACCTGGAGGGAGGCCCCGCGTGCACCTGCGGCCCCTCCCCCGGTGCAGGAGGGGGGATGGCTCCTCTTCGCGGGAGACGGAGGATTGGGCTCCCGGCTGGCCGAGCGGCTGCGCGCCGCCGGATGTGACGCGGTGGTCGTCCGCGCCGGGCAGGGCTTCCGCGAGCTGGCCTCGGACCACTTCGAGATCGATGCCCGCCGCGCCGAGGACTACGTTGCGCTCCTGGCGCGGCTGAACGGCGCCGGGCGGTTCCCGCGGCGGATCGTGCACCTCTGGAGCGCCGGGTGCGGCCCCGCCGACGCGCTGGACCGCGGCCTCCACTCCCTGGTGCTCCTGGCGCAGGCGCTCGGCAGCCGCGACGCGGCGCCCGTGGACCTCACCGTGGTGACGGCGGGGATGCAGGAGGTGGTGGGCGGCGACCTGTCGGTCCCGGAGCAGGCCACGGTGCTGGGAGCGGTGCGGGTGATCCCGCGCGAGTACCCGTACCTCTCGTGCCGTAGCGTGGACGTGACGCTCCCCGCTCCGGGGAGCCGTGACGAGGAGAGGCTGACGGGGCAGCTCCTGGCCGAGGCGGCCTCCGACGCGCCCGCGACGGTGGCCTTCCGTGCCGGGCGCCGCTGGGTGCAGGACTACGAGCCGCTGCGGCTCCTGCCCGCGGAGGAGCGGCCGCCGGCCGTCCGGGAGGGGGGCGTCTACCTGGTTACCGGCGGCCTCGGCGGGATCGGGCTGGAGGTGTCGGGCTGGCTGGCGCGCCACGCCCGCGCCCGGCTGGTGCTCACCGGGCGTTCCGTCTTTCCTGCCCGCGAGGAATGGAACGGCTGGCTGGCCGCGCACGAGGCCACGGACCCCACCAGCCGGCGCATCCGCGCGATCCGTGAGATGGAGGCGCTCGGCGCCGAGGTGATGGTGGCCCGGGCCGACGCGGCCGACGAGACCGCCATGCGCGCGGTGGTGGAGGAGGCCGCCGGGCGCTTCGGAGCGCTCCACGGGGTGGTGCACGCCGCGGGCGTACCCTCGGGGGCGATGATCGCCGCGCGCACCCCGGAAGCCATGGCTGCCGTGCTCGCCCCCAAGGTGCGCGGGGCCCGGGTGCTGGAACGTGTACTCGCCGGGCGGGAGCTGGACTTCATGGTCCTCTGCTCATCGCGGACGGCGGTCACGGGCCGCTTCGGGCAGGTGGACTACACGGCGGCGAACGCCTTCCTCGATGCCTTCGCCCATGCGCACCGCGCCGCGACAGGCACCTGGACGGTGTCGGTGGCCTGGGGCGCGTGGGAGGAGGTGGGGATGGCCGCGGGGCAGCGGGACCAGGGGGCCGCCGCGGGCGCGCCGGTGCGCGCGTGCGACCACCCGATGCTGGAGCGCTGCATCTTGGAGGAGCCGGGCCGCGCCGTCTTCGCCACCGACTTCTCGGTGGCCAGGCACTGGCCGCTGGACGAGCACCGGATCATCGGCCGCGCCGTGATGCCCGGGGTGGCCTACTTCGAGATGCTTCGCGCCGCGGTGGCGGAGCGCGCGGGAGGCCGCGTGGTGGTGATCCGCGAGGCGTTCTTCGTCGAGCCCATGCACCTGGACGAGGACGAGGTCCGCGAGGGCCGGCTGGAGCTGGTGGAAGACGGCACGGACGAGTTCTCGTTCACCCTCTGGAGCTGGGATGGGAACAACCCCGCCGGCCGGATGCGCCGCCACGCCATGGGGCGGGTGGGCGTCGAGGACCCCCGTCCGCCCGCGCGCTCCGACCTCCAGGCAATGCTTTCCCGCTGCCCCCGGGCGGTCACCATCGCCCAGGAAGACCGCGAGGACGACTTCGGCCCGCGCTGGCAGAGCGTGCACCGCATCCACCTGGGCACCGACGAGGTGGTGATCGAGATGGAGCTGCCGGAGGCCTTCCGCGGCGACTGGGACCGCTGGTTCTTCCACCCGGCCATCCTGGACCGCGCCGCCGGGATCACCAAGGCGCGCCTCACGCCCGAGTACTACTACCTCCCCATGGTGTACCGCGGGATCGCGCTGGCGCGCCCCCTCTCGGGGAGGCTCTTCGCGCACGGGCGGTTCCACCCGGAGGAGAGCGGTGACCGCGAGACGATCGTCTTCGACTTCAACCTGATGGACGAGCGCGGCGAGACCGTGCTCCGCGTGGAGAGCTTCACCCAGAAGCGCATCAACGATCCGGGCGCCGAGATCCGCGGCCTGGCCGAGGCGGAGACCCCGCAGGGCGCCGCCGTAGCCGGGGACGGCATCCGCCCGCAGGAGGGAGTGGACGCCTTCGCCCGCATCCTGGCCGCGCGCGTGGAGCCGCGGGTGGTGGTCTCCCCGAACGACCTGCGGGCGGCCATCGCGGAGAGTGACGCGCAGGCCGCCGAGCGCGTGCTGGGGGGTCTCGCGGGGGGCGCCTCCGCCTCCGCGCCCCGGGGGGTGCGCCCGGAGCTGTCGAGCGACTACGCGGCTCCCCGGAACGAGATCGAGCGCCGCATCGCCGAGGTCTGGAGCGAGGTGCTGGGCGTGGAGCAGGTCGGCGTCTACGACAACTTCTTCGAGCTCGGGGGGGACTCGGTGCAGGCCATCCAGATCATGGCCCGGGGCAAGCGGTCCGGGCTGCACCTCACCCCGCAGCAGTTCTTCCAGTACGAGACCATCGCGGAGATGGCCGAGCTGATCACCGGCGTGCTGGCGGACGAGGCGGAGCGGGACGCTGCACCGGGCGAGGTCCCGCTGACCCCGGTGCAGCACTGGCTGATGGAGGCCGGTGCCGCCCGCCCCGGCATCGCGGAGGCCGTGCTGCTGGAGGTCCGGAGCTCCGTGGACCCCCACCTGCTGGCGAGCGCCGCGCGGCACGTCCTGGCGCACCACGATGCCCTTCGCCTGCACGTCGCGCGGGAGGGGGGCGCATGGCGGCAGATGGTGGGCACGACGGACCGCGAAGCGCCCTTCGAGAGGGTGCTCTGCGGGGCGGACGAAGCCGGACCGGGGGCGCCGCGGCGGGTCGCGGAGCGCGTGGCGGGCGCCCTCGATCCGGCACAGGGATCACTCTTCCGGGTGGTGCTGCTCGACGGCGGGGCCGACGAGCCGCAGCGCGTGCTGGTGGTGGCCCACCCGCTGGCGGTGGACGCCGCCTCCTGGGCGGTGCTGCTGGACGACCTGGGAACCGCCTACGTGCAGCTCTCCCGGGGCGAGGAGGTGCGGCTCCCGGCGGTGCCCACCTCCTTCCGCGCGTGGAGCGAGCGGGTGGCGGCGGAGTCGGGCGGGGTAGAGACCGCGGAGGGAGCGGCCTTCCTCCCGCTTCCCCGCGATGCCGGGGCCGATGCGGCGCCGGAGGCCCCGGCCTGCGTACACGTCGCCCGTATCGCCCCCGACCTGGCGCGGCGTGCCCTGGAGGAGGTGGCGCACGAGCGCCGCGCGGAGGCGGAAGAGGTGCTGCTCGCCGCCCTGGCGGAGGCGCTGGCCGGCTGGACCGGCGCGCGCACGGTGGGCGTCGAGCTGGTCCGCGACGCCCGCGCCGGCCAGACGGAGGGTGAGGACCTCTCCCGCAGCGTGGGGCGGCTGGAGTACGCCTTCCCGGTGGCACTCGACCTTTCCGCCGCGGGAGACCCGGTGGCGGTTCTCAAGGCGGTCAAGCAGCGGGTGCGGGGCCTTCCGGACTCGCGGCGGCGGGCGCCGGAGGTCTCCTTCCGATACCGGGACCTCTCGGCCGGGCCGACCGGGGCCGCGGCTCCGTGGCACGTGCCGGGTGGGGGGCGCTTCCGTGTGCACGCCGCCCCGGGCGGGCGGACACACCTGCTGGAAGTCGAGGCCGTTCGCACCCCGGACGGACTCGTCCTGGACTGGAGCTACGACCCCGCCGTGCACGAGCGGTCCACGCTGGAGCGGCTGGCCGCGGGATTCGACGAGGCACTCGCCTCCCTGGTCGAGCGGTCGAGCCTGGCCGGGCCCGAGGGCTTCGCGCCCGAGGACTTCCCTCTGGCGAACCTAGACGTGGAGGCACTGGGGCGCCTGTCACTCCTGATCCAGCAGGCGGACCGGGGAGCCTGA
- a CDS encoding MupA/Atu3671 family FMN-dependent luciferase-like monooxygenase, whose amino-acid sequence MQNIADVYRLSPRQHHLLASLATGGVPGLCVGQTAWTLRGLYGPDLVFRAWREAVARHPALRTAVFAEGMAEPVQVVLAEAGLPCEEWDWSALPPTERDARLAELAHAERTRGFDPGGAPLMRLAAVRLDPDVYRFIWTYSSLVLDDRSASLCLAEVLNACRGVGVAPRAPAPYRNLVAWLERQDATPIRAWWRAALQGFAGPTRMVAERGTVPPLSRVHQLPLDAAAAERLRGLIEQHRLEWDALLAAAWGLLLHAHTGCTDVTFGLAVPGRPAKLAGSEAMVGSFRNVVPFRLRVEGGATVASWLRGVQGVRAALRPGELASPEQLREWAGLPAGADLFESVVEAEVRGNDPLADQLEAEPRRVPAPDGHPLELRLSAGEEVSLRLVFDAHRLDPARAAVLLKELGAVLQAVAEAPGRTVGELLTTLSRERVHALPVRVAPSLAEEIAAVLTQHPAVERASVTEGGAGLVARLAASPGAQERDEARRRLRFSLFYFADAADDAADDRYRLLLEGARFADRYGFEAVWVPERHFHENGGLYPNPSLLAAALAPITRRVHLRAGSVALPLHHPLRVAEEWSVVDNLSGGRAGISVTSGWIPNDFALVPQNFAQKREVMFRLLSDVHSLWRGGTLAVKDGVGNDVDLRIFPRPLQRELPTWITCSGDPSMFQRAGELGHHCLTALLTQPLEEAAEKVGLYREARERGGHDVWTGQVTLMLHTFVGDDADEVLSRVREPLTRYLRSHIGLMETLVKSLDLQIDIHEPQWLDSLASFAFERYYRTGAFIGTPESCLAMVDRVVASGVDEVACLIDFGVDSTAVLAALPNLAVLRAMCEEGAEMGSLSLRRYLARRIPSLVVPVSFELINRISDPSSPTGPFAGSTEAVPV is encoded by the coding sequence ATGCAGAACATCGCTGACGTGTACCGGCTGTCGCCGCGACAGCACCATCTGCTGGCCTCCCTCGCGACCGGCGGGGTGCCCGGGCTCTGTGTGGGCCAGACCGCCTGGACGCTACGTGGCCTGTACGGTCCCGACCTGGTGTTCCGGGCCTGGCGTGAGGCGGTGGCGCGCCACCCCGCCCTGCGTACGGCCGTCTTCGCCGAAGGGATGGCCGAACCGGTGCAGGTGGTCCTGGCCGAGGCGGGGCTTCCCTGCGAGGAGTGGGACTGGAGCGCCCTTCCCCCGACCGAACGGGACGCGCGCCTGGCGGAGCTCGCCCACGCCGAGCGGACCCGCGGCTTCGACCCGGGAGGGGCACCACTGATGCGGCTCGCTGCCGTACGGCTGGATCCGGACGTCTACCGCTTCATCTGGACGTATTCCTCCCTCGTGCTGGACGACCGGTCCGCCTCGCTCTGTCTGGCCGAGGTGCTGAATGCGTGCCGCGGTGTGGGCGTGGCGCCGCGCGCGCCGGCTCCCTACCGCAACCTGGTGGCCTGGCTGGAGCGGCAGGATGCCACGCCGATTCGAGCGTGGTGGCGCGCGGCGCTGCAGGGCTTCGCGGGCCCGACCCGGATGGTCGCCGAGAGAGGCACCGTCCCGCCACTCTCCCGGGTGCACCAGCTGCCGCTCGACGCAGCGGCGGCGGAGCGCCTGCGCGGGCTGATCGAGCAGCACCGGCTGGAGTGGGACGCGCTGCTCGCCGCCGCCTGGGGGCTCCTGCTTCACGCGCACACCGGCTGCACCGACGTCACTTTCGGGCTGGCCGTGCCGGGCCGTCCCGCCAAGCTCGCCGGGAGCGAGGCCATGGTGGGGAGCTTCCGTAACGTGGTTCCCTTCCGTCTGCGTGTGGAGGGCGGGGCCACGGTGGCCTCCTGGCTGCGCGGGGTTCAGGGAGTGCGGGCCGCGCTTCGCCCCGGCGAGCTCGCTTCGCCGGAGCAGCTCCGCGAGTGGGCGGGGCTGCCCGCGGGGGCGGACCTCTTCGAGAGCGTGGTCGAGGCGGAAGTCCGGGGTAACGATCCGCTGGCCGACCAGCTGGAGGCGGAGCCGCGGCGCGTGCCTGCTCCCGACGGCCATCCGCTGGAGCTGCGGCTCTCGGCGGGGGAGGAGGTCTCGCTCCGCCTGGTGTTCGACGCCCACCGGCTCGATCCAGCCCGCGCGGCCGTCCTGCTGAAGGAGCTCGGCGCGGTGCTGCAGGCCGTCGCCGAGGCGCCCGGGCGTACGGTGGGGGAGCTGCTCACCACCCTATCCCGGGAGCGGGTCCATGCGCTGCCGGTGCGCGTGGCCCCCTCGCTGGCGGAGGAGATCGCGGCCGTCCTGACCCAGCACCCGGCAGTCGAACGGGCCTCGGTGACCGAGGGCGGGGCGGGGCTGGTGGCGCGCCTGGCGGCGTCTCCCGGCGCGCAGGAGCGCGACGAGGCACGGCGGCGGCTCCGCTTCAGCCTCTTCTACTTCGCCGACGCCGCGGACGACGCGGCGGACGACAGGTACCGGCTGCTGCTGGAGGGTGCCCGCTTCGCCGACCGCTACGGGTTCGAGGCAGTTTGGGTTCCGGAGCGCCACTTCCATGAAAACGGCGGGCTCTACCCCAACCCCTCGCTCCTGGCTGCCGCCCTGGCTCCAATCACCCGCCGTGTGCACCTGCGCGCCGGGAGCGTGGCCCTGCCGCTGCACCATCCTCTGCGGGTGGCGGAGGAGTGGTCGGTGGTGGACAACCTCTCCGGGGGGAGGGCCGGGATCTCCGTGACCTCCGGGTGGATCCCCAACGACTTCGCCCTGGTGCCGCAGAACTTCGCGCAGAAGCGCGAAGTGATGTTCCGCCTGCTATCCGACGTGCACTCACTCTGGCGCGGTGGCACGCTGGCGGTGAAGGACGGGGTGGGGAACGACGTGGATCTGCGCATCTTTCCTCGCCCGCTTCAGCGGGAGCTACCCACGTGGATCACGTGCAGCGGTGACCCGTCGATGTTCCAGCGGGCCGGGGAGCTGGGCCACCATTGCCTGACCGCGCTCCTCACTCAGCCGCTGGAAGAGGCGGCCGAGAAGGTCGGCCTCTATCGCGAAGCCCGCGAACGGGGAGGACACGACGTCTGGACCGGCCAGGTGACGCTGATGCTGCACACCTTCGTGGGCGACGACGCCGACGAGGTGCTCTCGCGGGTGCGCGAGCCGCTCACCCGCTACCTGCGCTCACACATCGGGCTCATGGAAACGCTGGTCAAGAGCCTGGACCTCCAGATCGACATCCACGAGCCGCAATGGCTGGATTCGCTGGCCTCCTTCGCGTTCGAGCGTTACTACCGCACCGGCGCCTTCATCGGGACCCCGGAGAGCTGCCTGGCGATGGTGGACCGCGTGGTGGCGAGCGGCGTGGACGAGGTGGCGTGCCTGATCGACTTCGGAGTGGATTCCACGGCTGTGCTGGCCGCGCTGCCAAACCTGGCCGTGCTCAGGGCGATGTGCGAGGAGGGGGCCGAGATGGGCTCCCTCTCCCTGCGGCGCTACCTGGCGCGCCGCATCCCCAGCCTGGTGGTGCCCGTGTCGTTCGAGCTCATCAACCGAATCTCCGATCCGTCCTCTCCGACCGGGCCTTTCGCGGGCTCGACGGAAGCGGTCCCCGTGTAA